The window ACTAAAACATAGGAAAGCAAGTCCACCATATGGATTCACCTCCTTCCACATGAGTCTCATGGGAAGCATCACCTCCTTTACGGGGATTAGTATAGGGTGTAATCTGCTTTAGACCCTATTCTCTGTAAACACAGAAAACAAGTCGAATTCAGACCCTCTTCTTATCCTCCTGGAGATGACTAGTTCCTCCAAAGGCTTACGTCCGGCACCTAACGAGCTCGTGCCTTTCTATGATCATATCACTTTTGGGTGATAATTCCTATATATGCAATTAACAAAAATTAAAAGGGGTACCTATACCCCTTGAAACTATTTTAAATAGCCTTAGAAACGAAATTTGAAGACCGCCCCATATATTCTCCTTCTCTCTATTCTTTAGGTAGGAATATTTAGTTTGACTATCCCTTCATCTGTAAAAGAATTACCCGACTCTTCTACTATCTTCACATACCATTGTACCCAACACATCTCACATATTCTCGTGCCATCTCTCCTTTTTTTTGTGTTTTTCTCAAAATAGGTTAAACCACATTCGATACATTCAACCTCATCATTCATTGTTTCTGGATTAATTTTATTAGGGTGATTCTTGATTATCTTTTGATAGTCCATGTTGCCTCTCCTCCTCCAGTTGTTCTCCTGATAAAAAATTAGATATACCTAGATTCATTCAAGCGTCCCGTTTTTCCTTACCGAAAATTTCTTATTTAGTTTCCCACCTCCGATATTTCTTCCCCGACCATGCGTTCCTATGAACACCTTATTTAGTTCACATCTATCATTCTTCGGATCAAAAAGAAGCACTCTTGATGATTTCTTTAAATGCATTTCGTAGTAGTTCATATACGCCGACATTCCAAATCCCACTTTGCGTTCATTACTCATTACTTTCATCCTCTCCTGCCTAGCTCATTCAGCGATAAGGCGGCAAACCCTTACCGGACAGCGTTAAAACGCTGTTTCGCCTTGGAAGTTTCGTGGGAACATCCACAGTCTGGACAATCATATTCCCTCATTTGCCTTCTCCCCTTTTTGTCACTTTGAAGACAGCTACGCATCATTGTGCTTGTTTCAAAATGTCTATAGCTTTACCAGCTTAGCGACTTACCCTTGATGGTTAGAAAAATCATGAAGACAGGGATCACGAGACAGGCCGCAGGTAAAATAATTATAGCGAGTAATCTTTCTCCTACTCGCTTCATACCAAGCTTAAAGCCATATGTTAAGGAGGTATAAAGTGATAGGATTGAGAAAGAAACCAGAATATACATCATTGTTGAATAAGCAAATTGATCTCCAGTCAGTATTTCAATGAAATACAAAGCACTTATGACAACCGCTATGACTAGGGTTGCAATATTGAGAATCATTTGTTTCATACATAATCTCCTCCTATATTTATCATATTATACCATATTTTCATCTCTCTTATGGTAAACAAACTGTGGTTTTGTGATGTTGAGAGACTAATGAATTGAATCATTGCTTATCATTACTATTCTCTTCAAGATATTTTCTCAACTTTTCTTCACTCTTTTCATTCCTCCGGTTATTCATATCTTCGATTCTCTTCTGTAGAAATTCTCTTTCTTCATCTGAAATAGTCATCTCTTTAAGTTTTTGCTCTAATCTATAAATCGAACTAGCCTCTTCAATCTCTTTTTTCCTTACAAGTCGATCCCCCCTATCCGCTTCCTTCTTTTCACGAACTGAGAGATACACCGCATACCATATCAGAATTACCCCGACAAAACCGATCCACGGAGTAATTGGGTAGTCCCCAACAAAAACCAAGAGAATCACCAACAAGAGAAAGATAGTTCCAATGCTACTAACGACAGTACTTCTCATCAACTCCACCTCTACTGCGTAACGTGTGTATTATTTTTTGTGATTAAAAGGTTACCTCCCAAACACATAGGAAAAATATGTTTCTCCAAAAGCCCAAATTAAAACTGCCACGAGGGCTAACCCAATACTACTTGATAACAGACTCCAATTGCCTTTTACCCAACCAAGAACCGCTAGAAATAAAAACATTACAAAAATGATTAAGAATGACCATATCATGATTTAATACCCCTCCTGTTAGCCGTATTTTTCAAGCTGACAATCGTATTTTTTTGTGATCAAGAAAGGGCATGTAGCCCTTCCCTATCCTTTAGATCGTCCTAGATTAATAATTTCTCCTAGCTCCTCAACATCTCGGTCAGACCACAGCCAGTTCTTGATAGGAATACTTCGCTTCTAAGGACGCTACCGCCGCTGCGGAACAAGAGGAGTATACACGTCTTCTATCCCTTTTCCGCTTTAGATAACATGCTGTTGTTCCCTTTGGCTTTTGCTTCTAGGTAAGTCACTTTTTTGTTACTAAATCAAACCAAATTGCTATATCTTTAGGTGGGTACAGTAGGGAGAGGTTCTCATAGCCTTCGATCTTTGTATGTAAACCAAAGAAGAATTCTCCATCTTCAATAAACTCAATCTCCTCTCTTTTATAGTGATCAGATAATAAGATACTGAAAGATACCATTAATCGGTGGGGAATGCGTAGATTAACGTTGAAATTCTCCTTTGCATAAAACACCTGATTTCTGATCATGACAAACGAGTTCGGCTTCATATAAAGAATCAAATTTGGTTTTTTTTCAATCTCGGCATTTCCGACTATTTCAAATGTCTCTGGTTTCCCTCCAAAAGACATTTTAGATTCCCTATCAACCTTATGATGAAGATATACATTTTTTAAATCGGATCTTATTGTTCCACTCAAATTTGTATACATCAATTCACACTCCCTATGAAACTTTCATTTTGTAACTAAAAGAATATACCCCATATGACCAAAAAAATACCAGCAAGGATCGCCCCATAGAATGTTAGTGGTTTAATTATGGTTAGGGGCTCCCATGTAAAACTGAGCCTAGGAACAAATTTAGCAATGTACAGATGGATTTTAGGATAGTAGACAACCCTTATCCCTCCAGGATCTCCTTGTCCTTTTCGTATAGAAGATTCTAAGACTTCCAAAGGAATGATCTCATCTGCTTTTCCTTCCCCAGTAATAAAGGTTTCTAAGTTTAAACACATACGCTGGATATCACTTTTTTTACTTTCTCTTAAGAAACGAAACTTGGAAGAAGGGGTATATTCCCATTTCATATACTTGAAGAAATCCTTTTCCAGGTACAAAATCAGTCCAAACATTGGATCAGTGGAATAAGTCCAGACAGCTTCTACTGATTGCCAACTTTTTTCTGCCTTTTTGATCTGTCGCAAGATTTCCAACTCAAAAAACATTAGAGGGTTAACACGATTTCCCCAATCTATAGACTCTTCCACTAGATGAGTTAAGTTGAACCTTAAAAAGATGCGATCATCATCCAACAAGATTTCCCCCTTCGTTTGTCATTTTTGTTATAGGTGGGACTCTAGTGTCCATTTCTAGTCCTCCAACTCAATTTCAGGGTACTTAATCTCATCTCTTTTTATCTTTACGTCCCCCCATTCTATGTACCCTCTTTTATCCTTCCATTGATCGTAGACCGATTGCTGTAATCCCTCTGTTACTTGTATGTCCGAACCATTCTTTAACACAAATCTTAATTGTGTCTTGCTCCATTCATCCTTTCCCCACTCCTCTACTCGTGGCGCACTTTGCATGTTAATTGACGGGATGGCTTTACCTAATATCTTCCATATGTACAACTGCCTCCTTAAAATAGTAGTAAAACTTTCGTTTTGTAAACGAACGTATTTCACTTTTCCTCTTTGACATCTAAATGCACTTTGTATTGCTCTAGTGCCTCAGCAATAAATTGATTCCGACTAATTGCTTGCCCCCTCGCCAAAGACTCTTCTAGTTTTTTTCTTTCAACCCACTCAAGTAATTCAGGTTCAAGGTCTAACATGATTCTTGTTTTCTTTCGTGTCATAGTTGCCCTCCATCTGTTGTTATCTTCATTATATGATATCACGGATATCATTGCAATGATTTTTGAGGATTTTTTCGAAAACTATTTGGTGTAGAAGGAGCATCTATCGATTTTACCGCCATTTGAACAATATATGGTAAATACTCTTTAAAAAGTTCCTATAACCACTAGATTCGGAACTTTTCTACTTGAATGATTAGGGATTACCCTAGTTATTGATGAAGAATACAGCATGTAAGGCTCAAAGTACCGAATCCAAAACAAAAAAAGGAACTTAGAAATCACTTCTACACTTTATCGCCCCAAATGCGGGCGGCAATTGCAAGAGTAGAAACTCTCTTAGTTTATTTTTTTACTATGGTCTCATCTTCTTCTCATTGAGGAGCAACCGAAGCAATTGACTTCGATTCACCCCTTCTCTGGCAGCCAAATCATCCATAAGCTTTTTGTCAGCTTGACTTAAACGAAATGTCACTCGTGTAGGTTCTTCCAACTCTTGCGGTCGCCCACCCTTATTCTTATTTTCCAATTCAAACCTCTCCTCATAAAGAGGGAGGAAGAGACTCTCTCCCTCCCTCTTCACCCTAATAAATTTGATCTAAATCCCACAGCGTCATAGAAATGTCATCAATCTCGATAAGTGGGGAACCGTCAGCTTCATTGTAATCCCCTTTTAGATTATATTCGATTTGGAAATCTACCATTTCATGAAATTTATACCAAGCACACCCTCCGCTTAATTCTCCATCCTCAAATCCTTTTATGTCGTCTTCGCAATTATAAAGTGATTGACCTTCTCTTCCAACACGGTCTAGCGAGGCTAAGTGTACTTCATCCAAACTTAGCAAATAATCTATTTCCTCTACCGCCCGCTTTGACTCAGCAAGAACGTTTTCCCATAAGCGCACGTCATATTCTAATGTGTAGCCGAACCGTTTCTTCTCTTTCTCATAAAGATCAACATACTGTCCACTCTGGTTCCCTATTTCCACCAAATCATTTCTGAACTTCT is drawn from Mechercharimyces sp. CAU 1602 and contains these coding sequences:
- a CDS encoding ribbon-helix-helix domain-containing protein, whose product is MENKNKGGRPQELEEPTRVTFRLSQADKKLMDDLAAREGVNRSQLLRLLLNEKKMRP